One window of Sinorhizobium numidicum genomic DNA carries:
- a CDS encoding SRPBCC family protein, with protein MTKEPASRRTDSASRIVKASPPTVYQALLDPEAVAKWLPPEGMKGEIYRFEPWEGGAYRMALVYEEPDHRTPGKTSGHADLVAGRFVQLIPDERVVQQAEFESDDPAFAGTMTIIWALEPASDGTLVTVICENVPPGISRQDHEAALSSTLANLATFTE; from the coding sequence ATGACAAAAGAACCGGCCAGCAGACGGACGGACTCCGCATCACGGATCGTCAAGGCCTCGCCGCCAACCGTCTATCAGGCGCTGCTCGATCCCGAGGCGGTGGCCAAATGGCTGCCGCCCGAGGGTATGAAAGGTGAGATCTACAGGTTCGAGCCGTGGGAAGGCGGGGCCTATCGCATGGCACTTGTCTATGAGGAGCCGGACCATCGGACACCCGGGAAAACCAGCGGGCACGCCGATCTTGTCGCGGGGCGCTTCGTGCAGTTGATCCCGGACGAACGCGTCGTGCAGCAGGCGGAATTCGAATCCGATGATCCCGCATTTGCCGGTACGATGACCATTATCTGGGCACTTGAGCCCGCTTCGGATGGGACATTGGTGACGGTGATCTGCGAGAACGTGCCCCCTGGCATTTCGCGGCAGGACCACGAGGCAGCTTTGAGCTCGACACTCGCAAATCTCGCTACCTTCACCGAATGA
- the ugpE gene encoding sn-glycerol-3-phosphate ABC transporter permease UgpE → MVEDRPFLTFLTHLVLIAGVVLVAFPVYVAFIASTHTREALVGGMIPLMPGGHLIENYTQVLTSSSAANGLPSYMLMALNSLGMALIITFGKIAISIISAYAIVYFRFRFRLLAFWIVFITLMLPVEVRIIPTYKVVADLGMLNSYAGLTVPLIASATATFLFRQFFMTVPDELMEAARVDGSGPLKFFRDILLPLSRTNIAALCVILFIYGWIQYLWPLLVTTDPSYYTLMMGLKRMVAVQDGEVQWHLVMAGAILAMLPPVLVVILMQRLFIRGLTETEK, encoded by the coding sequence ATGGTCGAAGATCGCCCATTTCTAACCTTTCTGACGCATCTGGTATTGATTGCCGGCGTCGTCCTCGTGGCCTTTCCGGTATACGTCGCTTTCATCGCCTCGACACATACACGCGAGGCCCTGGTCGGCGGCATGATTCCGCTCATGCCCGGCGGTCACCTGATCGAGAACTATACGCAAGTGCTGACCAGCAGCTCCGCCGCCAACGGTCTGCCATCCTATATGCTGATGGCGCTGAATTCGCTCGGCATGGCGCTGATCATCACCTTCGGCAAGATCGCGATTTCGATCATATCGGCTTATGCGATCGTCTATTTCCGCTTTCGTTTCCGGCTTCTTGCCTTCTGGATCGTCTTCATCACGCTGATGCTTCCGGTCGAAGTGCGCATCATTCCGACCTACAAGGTGGTGGCCGATCTGGGAATGCTCAATTCCTACGCCGGTCTCACCGTACCGCTGATCGCCTCGGCAACCGCCACCTTTCTCTTCCGGCAATTTTTCATGACGGTGCCTGACGAACTCATGGAAGCCGCGCGGGTCGACGGTTCCGGACCATTGAAATTCTTCCGCGACATCCTGCTGCCGTTGAGCCGCACCAATATCGCCGCCCTTTGCGTCATCCTCTTCATCTACGGTTGGATCCAGTACCTTTGGCCGCTGCTCGTGACCACCGACCCCAGCTATTACACCTTGATGATGGGGCTGAAACGCATGGTCGCAGTCCAGGACGGCGAGGTCCAGTGGCACCTGGTCATGGCCGGCGCCATCCTCGCGATGCTGCCGCCGGTTCTCGTTGTCATCCTCATGCAGCGCCTCTTCATCCGGGGCCTCACCGAAACGGAGAAGTGA
- a CDS encoding YraN family protein, with protein sequence MKAERPDARKLKALKRGLFAEYRAALCLVLKGYRIVAMRYRTKLGEIDIIARRGDLIACVEVKARRGFDEAVFAVSDAAQRRIRAASDIWLSRQADFHRLSVRYDIVAVTPWRWPQHLPNAF encoded by the coding sequence ATGAAGGCTGAGCGGCCCGATGCCCGCAAGCTGAAGGCGCTGAAGCGCGGGCTTTTCGCCGAATACCGTGCCGCGCTCTGTCTCGTGCTGAAAGGCTATCGTATCGTCGCCATGCGCTACCGCACGAAGCTCGGCGAAATCGACATCATCGCCCGGCGGGGTGACCTCATCGCCTGCGTCGAGGTGAAGGCCCGGCGCGGCTTCGACGAGGCCGTCTTTGCCGTGTCCGATGCGGCGCAACGGCGTATTCGTGCTGCAAGCGACATCTGGCTCTCCCGCCAGGCCGATTTTCACCGCCTCTCCGTCCGCTACGACATCGTCGCCGTCACACCCTGGCGCTGGCCGCAACACCTGCCGAATGCCTTTTGA
- the gshB gene encoding glutathione synthase yields MASIVNVGVQMDHVSGITIAGDSTFAMSLEAQARGYRLFHYTPDKLSLRDGKVYATVQQMTLRDVKGDHFTLNEPQRVDLSTMDVILLRQDPPFDMAYITSTHLLERLHPKTLVVNDPAWVRNSPEKIFVTEFPDLMPRTLITRDANEIARFRQEMGDIILKPLYGNGGAGVFHSSRDDRNLSSLLEMFSQMFREPFIAQEYLPAVRKGDKRILLVDGEPVGAINRVPAEHDSRSNMHVGGRAEATELTAREREICARIGPALKTRGFLFVGIDVIGDYMTEINVTSPTGIREVKRFGGADVASLLWDAIEKKRVEPSS; encoded by the coding sequence ATGGCAAGTATCGTCAATGTCGGGGTCCAGATGGACCATGTGTCGGGCATCACCATTGCGGGCGACTCGACCTTTGCCATGAGTCTCGAGGCGCAGGCCCGCGGCTATCGCCTGTTCCACTACACGCCCGACAAGCTCTCGCTGCGCGACGGCAAGGTCTATGCGACCGTGCAGCAGATGACGCTCCGCGACGTCAAGGGCGATCACTTCACCCTTAACGAGCCGCAGCGGGTCGATCTTTCGACCATGGATGTCATCCTGCTTCGCCAGGATCCGCCCTTCGACATGGCCTATATAACCTCGACGCATCTGCTCGAGCGCCTGCATCCGAAGACGCTTGTCGTCAACGATCCCGCTTGGGTCAGGAACTCGCCCGAGAAGATTTTCGTCACCGAATTTCCCGACCTGATGCCGAGGACGTTGATCACCCGCGACGCAAACGAGATCGCGCGCTTCCGCCAAGAAATGGGCGACATCATCCTGAAGCCCCTCTACGGTAATGGCGGTGCGGGCGTGTTCCATTCCTCGCGCGACGACCGTAATCTTTCCTCGCTCTTGGAAATGTTCAGCCAGATGTTTCGCGAGCCCTTCATCGCGCAGGAATACCTGCCGGCGGTCAGAAAAGGCGACAAGCGCATCCTGCTCGTCGACGGCGAGCCGGTTGGCGCCATCAATCGCGTTCCCGCCGAACATGACTCGCGCTCCAACATGCATGTAGGCGGGCGTGCGGAGGCGACCGAACTTACCGCACGGGAGCGGGAAATCTGCGCCCGCATCGGCCCGGCATTGAAGACGCGTGGCTTCCTTTTCGTCGGCATCGACGTGATCGGCGACTACATGACGGAGATTAACGTCACCTCGCCGACGGGCATCCGCGAGGTCAAGAGGTTTGGCGGCGCCGATGTCGCGAGCCTCCTCTGGGATGCTATCGAAAAGAAGCGCGTCGAGCCCTCGTCCTGA
- a CDS encoding LysE family translocator, whose product MTLAALIAYSGALFIAAVIPGPGITAIVARALGSGFRETFFMGLGLILGDMLYLTAVVLGLAFIAQTFTTAFLVVKIAGALYLSYIAWKLWSAGLLPQDIQARKSASAAMSFLSGLMVTLGNPKTMLFYIALVPTLIDLTAIGAEEYGLLLAATSLVLLAVLLPYMLLAARARTLLKRPTTLKALNRAAAGILAGTAVYIATRAT is encoded by the coding sequence ATGACGCTTGCAGCCCTTATCGCCTATAGCGGCGCCCTCTTCATCGCCGCGGTCATTCCAGGTCCCGGCATCACGGCGATCGTGGCGCGGGCGCTCGGGTCCGGTTTTCGCGAGACCTTTTTCATGGGCCTCGGTCTGATCCTCGGGGACATGCTCTATCTGACGGCGGTGGTGCTCGGGCTTGCCTTCATCGCGCAAACCTTCACGACCGCTTTTCTGGTCGTGAAGATCGCCGGCGCGCTCTATCTCAGTTATATCGCCTGGAAGCTCTGGAGTGCCGGCCTGCTTCCACAGGACATTCAGGCACGAAAATCGGCAAGTGCGGCCATGTCCTTCCTCTCGGGTCTGATGGTGACCCTCGGCAATCCAAAGACGATGCTGTTTTATATCGCGCTGGTGCCGACGCTGATCGATCTTACGGCGATCGGCGCCGAGGAATACGGCCTGCTGCTCGCGGCGACCTCTCTCGTGCTCCTTGCGGTGCTCCTGCCTTACATGCTGCTTGCGGCGCGCGCGCGGACACTGCTGAAGCGGCCGACAACGCTCAAGGCATTGAACCGCGCTGCAGCCGGAATCCTTGCTGGAACGGCCGTCTATATCGCCACACGCGCGACTTGA
- the cysK gene encoding cysteine synthase A, producing MSEARKPGRGRIFSSITETIGDTPIVRLDKLAKEKGVKANLLAKLEFFNPIGSVKDRIGVAMIESLEAQGKIAPGRTTLIEPTSGNTGIALAFVAAAKGYRLILTMPETMSVERRKMLALLGAELVLTEGAKGMKGAIAKAQELVETLPDAIIPQQFENPANPEIHRRTTAEEIWNDTDGSVDILVSGIGTGGTITGAGQVLKSRKPSIRVIAVEPEESPVLSGGTPGPHKIQGIGAGFAPAILDTTIYDEVVTVNSGEAVEAARLIARLEGVPVGISAGAALKAAIEIGQREENAGKNIVVIIPSFAERYLSTVLFEGLGAQATA from the coding sequence ATGTCTGAAGCGCGCAAGCCCGGCCGCGGCCGCATCTTTTCCTCGATCACCGAAACGATCGGCGACACGCCCATCGTGCGGCTGGACAAGCTCGCCAAAGAGAAGGGCGTGAAGGCAAATCTTCTCGCCAAACTCGAATTCTTCAATCCGATCGGTTCGGTCAAGGACCGCATCGGTGTCGCCATGATCGAGTCGCTCGAGGCGCAGGGCAAAATCGCCCCCGGCCGCACCACGCTCATCGAACCGACCTCCGGCAATACCGGCATTGCTCTCGCCTTCGTCGCGGCCGCCAAAGGCTACAGGCTGATCCTCACCATGCCGGAGACGATGTCGGTCGAGCGGCGCAAGATGCTCGCGCTGCTTGGCGCCGAACTGGTGCTGACGGAGGGCGCCAAGGGCATGAAAGGAGCGATCGCCAAGGCGCAGGAATTGGTCGAAACATTGCCGGACGCGATCATCCCGCAACAGTTCGAAAATCCAGCCAATCCCGAAATTCATCGCAGGACGACGGCCGAGGAGATCTGGAACGACACCGACGGAAGCGTCGATATCCTCGTCTCCGGCATCGGCACGGGCGGCACGATCACCGGTGCCGGCCAGGTGCTCAAATCACGCAAGCCGTCGATCAGGGTCATCGCTGTAGAGCCCGAGGAATCGCCGGTTCTCTCTGGCGGCACCCCTGGCCCGCACAAGATTCAGGGCATCGGCGCCGGCTTCGCGCCGGCGATCCTCGACACGACGATCTATGACGAGGTCGTGACGGTCAACAGCGGTGAGGCCGTGGAGGCTGCGCGCCTTATCGCTAGGCTTGAAGGCGTTCCGGTCGGCATTTCCGCCGGAGCCGCACTGAAAGCAGCGATCGAGATTGGCCAGCGCGAGGAAAATGCCGGCAAAAACATCGTCGTCATCATTCCTTCGTTTGCCGAGCGTTATCTTTCGACGGTGCTCTTCGAAGGGCTAGGGGCCCAGGCCACTGCATGA
- the rsmI gene encoding 16S rRNA (cytidine(1402)-2'-O)-methyltransferase — translation MIGKIELEKRQSTEAAEKERQRSYRLHNASIPARPLEPALYLVATPIGNLADITLRALETLAGADVLACEDTRVTRVLLDRYGIVNRPFAYHEHNAAEAGPRLLAALGEGKSVALVSDAGTPLVSDPGYRLAQLAIESGYRVVPIPGPSAPLAALVGSGLPSDAFLFAGFLPTKDKAKRDRLTELAMVPATLLFFESPHRIAATLAAAADVLGEARKAAVCRELTKTFEEFRRGTLGDLKAVYSQTAGVKGEIVLVIGPPEAAPVPEEADVDALLRALARDMPMGKAATEAARRTGLPRKDLYDRLLSLRVRDEG, via the coding sequence ATGATCGGGAAGATAGAGTTGGAAAAGCGGCAGTCGACTGAAGCGGCGGAGAAGGAAAGACAGCGCAGCTATCGTCTGCACAATGCCAGCATTCCTGCTCGTCCGCTGGAGCCGGCGCTCTATCTCGTGGCGACGCCGATCGGCAATCTCGCCGATATAACCTTGAGAGCTCTGGAAACGCTTGCTGGCGCCGATGTGCTTGCCTGCGAGGACACGCGCGTGACACGCGTCCTGCTCGATCGATACGGCATTGTCAATCGCCCTTTCGCCTATCACGAGCACAATGCGGCGGAAGCGGGACCGCGGCTGTTGGCGGCGCTCGGCGAAGGCAAGTCGGTGGCGCTCGTCTCCGATGCCGGCACACCGCTCGTCTCCGATCCTGGTTATCGCCTGGCGCAGCTTGCGATCGAATCCGGATATCGCGTCGTGCCGATCCCGGGGCCGTCGGCTCCGCTTGCAGCCCTTGTCGGCTCCGGTCTCCCGAGTGATGCCTTTCTGTTTGCGGGCTTTCTGCCCACCAAGGACAAGGCCAAACGCGACCGGCTGACGGAACTCGCCATGGTCCCGGCCACACTCCTGTTCTTCGAGTCGCCGCATCGCATTGCCGCGACCCTTGCTGCGGCGGCCGATGTTCTCGGTGAAGCGAGAAAAGCAGCCGTCTGCCGCGAACTGACCAAAACCTTTGAGGAGTTCCGCCGCGGCACGCTTGGCGATCTCAAAGCCGTCTATAGCCAGACGGCGGGTGTGAAGGGTGAGATCGTGCTGGTCATCGGTCCGCCCGAAGCCGCACCGGTTCCGGAGGAGGCCGATGTGGACGCGCTTTTGAGAGCGCTTGCACGGGATATGCCGATGGGCAAGGCGGCGACGGAGGCCGCCCGCCGGACAGGCCTGCCCCGCAAGGATCTTTATGACCGGCTCCTCAGTCTCAGGGTACGCGATGAAGGCTGA
- a CDS encoding LysE family translocator, whose protein sequence is MPETHSLLAFALIALGMVLTPGPNMIYLISRSICQGPAAGLISLCGVALGFVFYMVFAALGITALLLAVPFAYDALRFAGALYLVYLAWQAVRPGGRSPFQVRDLPKDGPRKLFAMGLITNLLNPKVAVLYFSLLPQFIHPEAGNVLLQSLVFGSVQIMISITVNALIAVTAGAIAAFLAGRPIFMLAQRWLMSTVLVGLAVSMAAEARR, encoded by the coding sequence ATGCCTGAAACACACAGTCTCCTGGCCTTCGCCCTGATTGCGCTCGGCATGGTGCTGACGCCCGGACCGAACATGATCTATCTGATCTCCCGTTCAATCTGTCAGGGCCCCGCAGCCGGTCTGATCTCGCTTTGCGGTGTCGCACTCGGTTTCGTTTTCTATATGGTTTTTGCGGCCCTCGGCATTACCGCCCTGCTTTTGGCGGTTCCCTTCGCCTATGACGCGCTGCGCTTTGCCGGTGCTCTTTATTTGGTTTATCTCGCCTGGCAAGCCGTCAGGCCGGGTGGGCGCTCGCCTTTCCAGGTGCGCGACCTGCCCAAGGACGGGCCGCGCAAGCTCTTCGCGATGGGGCTCATTACCAACCTGCTCAACCCGAAGGTGGCCGTTCTCTATTTTTCCTTATTGCCGCAGTTCATTCATCCCGAGGCGGGAAACGTGCTCCTGCAATCGCTCGTTTTCGGCAGCGTGCAGATCATGATCAGCATCACCGTCAACGCCTTGATCGCGGTGACGGCCGGGGCGATCGCTGCCTTCCTCGCCGGCCGGCCCATCTTCATGCTGGCGCAGCGTTGGCTGATGAGTACCGTCCTTGTCGGCCTCGCCGTCAGCATGGCCGCCGAGGCTCGTCGCTAG
- the ugpB gene encoding sn-glycerol-3-phosphate ABC transporter substrate-binding protein UgpB, with the protein MIRKFITAGFALALSASSSLAATEITWWHAMGGEVGQKLEEIAKKFNESQTDYVVKPVYKGTYPETLTATIAAFRAGEQPAIAQIFEVGTGTMMAAKGAVYPVYKLMADQGELFEPASFIAPVVGYYTDIEGNILSMPFNSSTPILYYNRDVFKKAGLDPEVAPKTWAEVEDFSRKIVTSGAAKCGFTSAWITWIQTENLSAIHDQPFGTLENGFGGTGAEFTFNGPVQVRHWGNLKKWADEGLFQYGGPAGGDDAATKFYAQECAMTMNSSAGRSGVIKNAKDFTPGFAPLPYYDNVTKEPKNSIIGGATLWVLNGQSDDVYKGVAKFFTYLSEPQLQADWHQYTGYLPITNAAYELGRKQGYYEKNPGSEIALGQITRGTPSANSKGVRFGNLTQARIIVDEEFQALLAGSKDAQQALDSAVQRGNELLREFEAAN; encoded by the coding sequence ATGATCAGGAAATTCATCACTGCCGGGTTCGCCCTGGCGCTTTCGGCATCCTCCTCGCTGGCCGCGACCGAAATCACCTGGTGGCACGCCATGGGCGGTGAAGTCGGGCAGAAGCTCGAAGAAATCGCCAAGAAATTCAATGAGAGCCAGACCGACTACGTCGTGAAGCCGGTCTACAAGGGGACCTATCCGGAGACGCTGACGGCAACGATCGCCGCGTTTCGCGCCGGCGAGCAGCCGGCCATCGCGCAGATCTTCGAGGTTGGTACCGGAACGATGATGGCCGCCAAGGGCGCCGTCTATCCGGTTTACAAGCTGATGGCGGATCAGGGAGAGCTCTTCGAGCCGGCTTCCTTCATCGCGCCGGTGGTCGGCTATTATACCGACATCGAGGGTAACATCCTCTCCATGCCCTTCAACTCCTCGACGCCGATCCTTTATTACAACAGGGACGTGTTCAAGAAGGCCGGCCTCGATCCGGAGGTTGCCCCAAAGACCTGGGCGGAAGTCGAGGACTTTTCCCGGAAGATCGTGACTTCCGGCGCGGCGAAGTGCGGCTTCACCAGTGCCTGGATCACCTGGATTCAGACGGAGAATCTTTCGGCCATTCACGATCAGCCCTTCGGCACCCTGGAAAACGGCTTCGGCGGTACCGGAGCGGAGTTCACCTTCAACGGCCCGGTCCAGGTTCGGCATTGGGGCAACCTGAAGAAATGGGCCGACGAGGGCCTGTTCCAATATGGTGGCCCCGCCGGCGGCGACGATGCCGCGACGAAGTTCTATGCCCAGGAATGCGCTATGACCATGAACTCGTCGGCTGGCCGCTCTGGCGTCATCAAGAACGCCAAGGACTTTACGCCCGGTTTCGCGCCGCTTCCCTATTACGACAACGTCACGAAGGAGCCGAAGAACTCGATCATCGGCGGTGCGACGCTCTGGGTTCTCAACGGCCAGAGTGACGATGTCTATAAGGGCGTCGCGAAGTTCTTCACCTACCTGTCTGAGCCACAACTCCAGGCCGATTGGCACCAGTACACGGGCTATCTGCCGATCACCAACGCGGCCTATGAGCTTGGTCGCAAGCAGGGATATTACGAAAAGAATCCCGGTTCCGAGATCGCGCTTGGACAGATCACCCGCGGCACGCCCTCGGCGAACTCGAAAGGCGTGCGTTTCGGCAATCTGACCCAGGCCCGCATTATCGTGGACGAGGAGTTCCAGGCGCTGCTCGCGGGCAGCAAGGATGCGCAGCAGGCGCTCGATTCCGCTGTTCAGCGCGGCAATGAACTGCTTCGCGAGTTCGAGGCGGCCAACTGA
- the dnaN gene encoding DNA polymerase III subunit beta, whose product MRITLERSNLLKSLNHVHRVVERRNTIPILSNVLLRSDGASLEMKATDLDLEITEATPAQVEQPGATTVPAHLLYDIVRKLPDGSEVLLATNAEGTAMTVASGRSKFSLQCLPQSDFPDLTAGSFSHTFRLKATDLKMLIDRTQFAISTEETRYYLNGIFVHTVENKGQLKLRAVATDGHRLARADVEAPGGSEGMPGIIIPRKTVSELQKLLDNPDVVVTVEVSDAKIRLTIGSIIMTSKLIDGTFPDYQRVIPANNDKELRVDCQSFAQAVDRVSTISSERGRAVKLALTEGQMTLTVNNPDSGSATEELPVGYDSDPLEIGFNAKYLLDITAQLTGGEAIFMLADPGSPTLVRDLAAEDALYVLMPMRV is encoded by the coding sequence ATGCGCATTACTCTCGAGCGGTCCAACCTTTTGAAATCGCTGAACCATGTTCACCGCGTGGTCGAACGGCGAAATACGATCCCGATCCTCTCGAACGTGCTGTTGCGCTCGGACGGCGCAAGCCTGGAAATGAAGGCGACCGACCTCGACCTTGAGATTACCGAGGCAACGCCGGCGCAAGTGGAACAGCCCGGTGCCACGACTGTTCCCGCTCATCTGCTCTACGACATCGTTCGGAAGCTTCCGGACGGATCGGAAGTGCTGCTCGCCACCAATGCCGAGGGCACGGCGATGACCGTTGCCTCCGGGCGCTCCAAATTCTCGCTGCAATGCCTGCCGCAGTCCGACTTCCCGGATCTCACCGCTGGAAGCTTCTCGCATACCTTCCGCCTCAAGGCGACGGATCTGAAGATGCTGATCGACCGGACGCAATTCGCGATCTCGACGGAGGAAACCCGCTACTACCTCAACGGCATTTTCGTGCACACGGTCGAGAACAAGGGCCAGCTGAAGCTGCGTGCGGTCGCGACCGACGGCCATCGCCTCGCCCGCGCCGACGTCGAGGCTCCCGGCGGCTCCGAGGGCATGCCGGGGATCATCATTCCGCGCAAGACCGTCAGCGAATTGCAGAAGCTGCTCGACAATCCGGATGTGGTGGTGACAGTCGAAGTCTCGGACGCGAAGATCCGCTTGACGATCGGTTCGATCATCATGACGTCGAAGCTGATCGACGGAACGTTTCCCGACTATCAGCGAGTGATCCCGGCCAACAACGACAAGGAACTGCGCGTCGATTGCCAGTCCTTCGCGCAGGCTGTCGATCGCGTCTCGACGATTTCGTCCGAACGCGGCCGCGCCGTGAAGCTGGCGCTGACCGAAGGACAGATGACGCTGACCGTTAACAACCCGGATTCCGGAAGTGCTACCGAAGAGCTGCCGGTCGGCTATGATAGCGATCCGCTCGAAATCGGCTTCAATGCCAAGTACCTGCTCGACATTACCGCCCAGCTTACCGGTGGCGAGGCGATCTTCATGCTGGCGGACCCCGGTTCGCCGACGCTGGTGCGCGATCTCGCTGCGGAAGACGCGCTCTACGTGCTCATGCCGATGCGCGTATGA
- a CDS encoding sn-glycerol-3-phosphate import ATP-binding protein UgpC, with protein MAAIEIDAVRKIYTGGVEAVRSVSIDIDDGEFIVLVGPSGCGKSTLLRMVAGLETISAGTVSIGGRVVNAVEPAERDIAMVFQNYALYPHMTVYENLAYGLKNRKTPKAEIEARVAEAARMLEIGAYLDRKPRALSGGQRQRVAMGRAIVRKPAAFLFDEPLSNLDAKLRVSMRGEIKRLQKRLGTTSLYVTHDQLEAMTLADRLVVLNGGRIEQIGRPLDVYHAPASTFVASFIGSPAMNLVKGVLEGGRLHVGTHMIDLDYPAPAEGPVTVGLRAEDFRLAAVGEEALLFRVDYVEELGAQRLVHGMLEDQPLTIALAPEVPLSDELAITIATDRLHFFSTDTGKRLYRQSGSAVKPAVSRLEGTHLEPTS; from the coding sequence ATGGCTGCCATCGAAATCGACGCGGTTCGCAAAATATATACCGGCGGCGTAGAGGCGGTGAGATCCGTTTCGATCGATATCGACGACGGAGAATTCATCGTGCTCGTCGGGCCGTCCGGCTGCGGCAAATCAACGCTCCTGCGCATGGTCGCGGGGTTGGAAACGATCAGCGCCGGCACCGTCTCGATCGGCGGTCGCGTCGTCAATGCCGTCGAACCGGCCGAACGCGACATCGCCATGGTCTTCCAGAATTATGCGCTCTATCCGCACATGACCGTCTATGAAAACCTCGCCTATGGTTTGAAGAACCGGAAGACGCCGAAGGCCGAGATCGAAGCGCGCGTCGCGGAAGCTGCGCGCATGCTGGAGATCGGAGCCTATCTCGACCGCAAGCCGCGCGCTCTCTCGGGCGGCCAGCGCCAGCGTGTCGCCATGGGGCGCGCGATTGTCCGTAAGCCCGCCGCCTTTCTCTTCGATGAGCCTCTGTCGAACCTCGACGCCAAGCTGCGGGTTTCCATGCGCGGCGAGATCAAGCGGCTGCAGAAGCGCCTCGGCACCACCTCTCTCTATGTCACCCACGATCAGCTCGAAGCGATGACACTCGCCGATCGGCTGGTCGTGCTGAACGGCGGCCGGATCGAGCAGATCGGCCGGCCGCTCGATGTCTATCACGCCCCCGCCTCGACCTTTGTCGCAAGCTTCATCGGCTCGCCCGCAATGAACCTCGTCAAAGGCGTTCTCGAAGGTGGGCGCCTGCATGTCGGCACGCATATGATCGATCTCGACTATCCGGCGCCGGCGGAAGGGCCGGTGACGGTGGGGCTGCGGGCAGAGGATTTTCGCCTCGCTGCCGTTGGCGAAGAGGCATTGCTGTTTCGGGTCGACTATGTGGAGGAACTGGGCGCGCAGCGGCTGGTCCACGGCATGCTCGAGGATCAACCGCTGACCATCGCACTGGCGCCGGAAGTGCCGCTGTCGGATGAGCTTGCCATCACGATTGCGACCGATCGTCTGCACTTCTTCTCGACGGACACGGGAAAGAGACTGTACCGGCAAAGCGGGTCGGCGGTGAAGCCGGCCGTTTCGCGCCTCGAAGGAACGCATCTCGAGCCGACCTCGTGA
- the ugpA gene encoding sn-glycerol-3-phosphate ABC transporter permease UgpA, translating into MDTKRTIFPNRMLPYLLLAPQLAITLVFFIWPAGQAVKSSFEREDPFGLSASFVGFTHYARLLQDPLYLGSLGRTAVFAIAVTVLSMALGLVFAAAVNRLVKVGRVYTTLLVWPYAVAPVIAGLLWWFLFNSTTGVLAYFLGQIGIGWDHNLNGTHAMILIIIAAAWKQISYNFLFFLAGLQSVPHSLIEAAAIDGSGPVKRFLTIVLPLLSPTTFFLFIVNVNYTMFDTFAIVDATTGGGPAQATNILVYKVYGDGYLGLNLGSSSAQSVLLMLIVAVLTVIQFRYVERRVQY; encoded by the coding sequence ATGGACACGAAACGCACGATCTTTCCGAACCGAATGCTGCCCTATCTGCTTCTGGCACCGCAACTCGCCATTACGTTGGTGTTCTTCATCTGGCCGGCGGGACAGGCGGTGAAATCCTCCTTTGAGCGGGAAGATCCGTTCGGGCTGTCGGCCAGTTTCGTCGGCTTCACTCATTATGCCCGGCTTCTGCAGGACCCGCTCTATCTCGGCTCGCTCGGGCGCACGGCGGTTTTCGCCATCGCAGTGACTGTGCTTTCCATGGCGCTGGGCCTAGTCTTCGCGGCGGCGGTCAATCGTCTGGTCAAAGTCGGACGCGTCTACACCACGCTGCTCGTCTGGCCCTACGCCGTGGCGCCGGTCATCGCCGGCCTGCTCTGGTGGTTCCTGTTCAATTCGACGACGGGCGTGCTCGCTTATTTTCTCGGTCAGATCGGCATAGGATGGGACCATAATCTGAACGGCACGCATGCGATGATCCTGATCATCATCGCTGCCGCCTGGAAGCAGATTTCCTATAACTTCCTCTTCTTCCTCGCCGGGCTACAATCCGTGCCGCATTCGCTGATCGAAGCGGCGGCGATCGACGGCTCCGGTCCGGTCAAGCGTTTCTTAACGATCGTCTTGCCGCTCCTGTCCCCGACGACCTTTTTCCTGTTCATCGTCAACGTGAACTACACCATGTTCGATACCTTCGCGATCGTCGACGCCACCACCGGGGGCGGTCCGGCTCAGGCGACTAATATCCTCGTCTACAAGGTCTATGGCGACGGCTATCTCGGCCTCAATCTCGGCTCGTCTTCGGCGCAGTCGGTGCTCTTGATGCTGATCGTCGCCGTGCTCACCGTCATCCAGTTCCGCTATGTCGAGCGGCGCGTCCAGTATTGA